GGATTTCTTGCCCCATACAGCACGGATATGAGCAATATCTAGTGCAAATTACTGTGAAAATCTGGCCGAAGCTCCAGCCGACGCGGAGTTCCAGGTATTGGATCAGAATCCCCCGCGTCAATCAGACCATATCCGAGGCAGCGATCCGACAGCCCTTGAGAATTCCCCCCAATGGGACCGATCAAGGACTCTAAGCTAGTCTATGTGGCCGACAACTCGTCCTTGGCTTCAGCCCGATTTGGCGCTGGCATAATAGCACGCAGGCTATGGGAATGCTTGTCCGCCGCGTGTGTGAACCACGCGGGTGAACCTGACAAGACGAAGAAATTTGGTCTGATTTCTTGCCCAGATGCTATACCTTCTCTGCATGAACTAACTCATCACCAACAGCCAATGGGTGGATGTACCAAAAGTTGAAATCAGCCTCACATTTGCTTATTCTGCTTAGCTTACAGCTGAGCGGCGTTGAGATGGGGATGAGATGGGGTTTTTATATAGAAAGTACTTTATTACCATTCTCTACCAGCCTAAAGTCTACTACTAGCGACTAGTACCCATGTCTACTACATGTATGGATTTTATTTAGGATAGAGCTAAGACAGCTGACAGTTACTCAAAGTAGCTGGAGGATTCGAAAGTTTGGGGTTTGCATCCATGTAGATATCGTCAGCCAGCTTCTGATTCACCTTGACAACCGGAGAAATATCCAGTGGACCCATTCAGGAATATCGGGCTAGGTTTTTGTAGCTACTTAGAAATATTTGGTCCCTGTACGGACACAGATAGACAATGAAACGACTCAACATGATTGCCATGTCTTCATGTCCGATTTACTCTGCAGATGtagaaaagagaaaggaaaacaGAACATCCAACCCCGGACTCGGGTAGAAATTAACCCGAGCAAAAGAAATTAAGCATGCTTACCCGTCCCCAAGACTGAAGGAGTCCAATCCCTGCTCAGAACGCAGTCGATATCCTTCCATTAAGATACTAGTCCGACAATTCCCCAGAAGACCGATAATGGCCGGAGCCTGTTGGGGTTTGATGGGAGATGCTTAGAGCCAGGTGCAGCGCCAGCCGCAATTCTTCTTGAATCACATATCTTTACAATCAAGACTTTAACTTCGCGTTCTAACAAAGCTGGATTCTTCCCAAGAGAATGATGTGTGATTTCCTTGCAAATCTAATTGCTTAAATCATACCAATATATATTAACAGTAGCATCAGGAATGCCAACTAGGAGCAGCTGTTTATAGATGGATAATACATGATACAAAGCCACAGCAAGGCAGAAATGAGTTTTTCTCTTGTGCTGGTAGGGAAAGATTCAGTGACAGTGCGGGAATCATCTACTAGACATTATTAGATTGGTATACTGCAATCTCTGATGAGAGGATCTAGATTTCTAATAACTTGTTACCATAGGCACGCACACAGACAATGGTATAATTGAATTGCACTAAAGGAGTGGCCAGCCTTCTAGCATATGCAGTAGGTCATGACCTGGAAGACTACCATTTGGAGATGGGAACAAAGACACTGGCAAAACGCAGTCATCCATGGCATAGGCTCCGTCATCATTTGTCGATCTTGCCAACGTGCCTGGGGAGAGATGAAGTGCGTGATTCCACGAAGCCATCGCGGTAAGGTCAGGCAGCTTAGTTGTCGCTGACAGCATCTGATTTGGAACGATAAAATCGAATTCATCAGGTGAGCTGAAAATCCCCCGCTCCATAGGGTgtgaagagagagagaggctGGAAGCGTAGCTTTCGTCTACACAAGGTGTAGCCGCTACGAATCGCGCCAAAGAATCTTCCACTTGCTTCGCACCCGACCTGCTCCTGGGGCGATTTCTGGCCCAATTGTGGATGATTGAATGAGACCAGTCAATATATATGCCATTTCTCGTAGGATAGAATGGTGAGGTTGTCTTGGGACCTCCATCGTCCGTGGCAGATGTAACTGTATCACACACGACGATGTCGGAGTTCTTGGTGGTGTTGGCGGATGGCGGCGCTTGGGAATAATCATTATTCGCAGACGATGGCCCCCGGCCTCGCTGTGGGACCCGAGTTTGGCAGgtgagcttcttcaacctgCATCGCGAGCATGGTACCTGGTTCGCTGCGTCTTAGCCTCTCTCTCATGTATATCCTGGTTTCCAAAAAGCTGCCCCTTGTACCTTTCTGTCACACTTAACTTTGGACCTAGCGCAATGTGCACATGCCAAGACTGAACCCAGAGGGGTACGTGTGGGGGGTACCAACTGTGCCATTATTAGAATAGTAGCCCTGTAGCTGCTTATCAGGACAATGTCTTTGAGGGTTAAATAAAGAATGGAACCAAAGGAGAGAAAACCTTGGGGAGTGGCAGGTGTATGGATCAGCGAGTGCTGGCATGCAATATACTAAAGACAATAACCCCTTCGAATCGAATGGATGTGACTTCCACTCAGGACACGTCCCTATCTACACATGGCGTCAATGCTTTTGTGGTCAGCGGCTCCGAACGCCCTATAAACCAGACTTATACAGGGATCTGGTTCCCAGCAGACAGTTTCAAAGTACCATTTGTTCCTTATCTCCGAATAAGCCCCAGTCTCCGAACAGACCCCTTCTGCCTAGCCTTCAGGTTCGTAGGTGGGTTATCATAGAAACGTCCAAGACAATATCGACATAGGTAGCAGTACCCAAACATAGTCAGCCACGTATTATCTGTCTTTTTACCTCTCCAATCTTTGATGTTCTCACCGACTAGCACCCACTTAGCCTATGGAGTATGGACATCCCGTCGAGGGCTCTGGGAGCTCTCAAGAATCTTCTCGGCCGTCAGTTAATATTCTTTTCCCAACATATCTGTAGGCGAATCACCCCTCTACGACGAGTCAGTCCCCTGGGCAGTGATCAGAGCGGTCGGCGATGTTTTGGAAGTCTCAAAGATGCAAAATCTCATACAGGAATAGCAGCGTGTTTTGACAACAAAAACAAGCAATAGGGCCTACTATATATACAGGCGCACCTCCAATATCATATGCCCATAGGTTAGGCACATATATGCACGTGATGAGAGACGGTTGTTGATGCTTATCTCCGTACATTGTCTGGCAAACTCGGTCTGACTTCCATCCGACTCCGAAGGTGCTGAATGAAGAGACAGGAAAACAAATAAAGAAGTCAAAAACAATGATGGTTGCAATGCCCCAATTGATTTATCTGTCCTGCATTTCCCGTGAGGTAAGAAAGTTCAATGGGCTGAGAATAGTCATTCGTCGAGGTGTTCAGGCCACTGGCCAGTTTTTGAAATAAAGTACATTCCTGACTTCGAAGAGCCTACTTGATTTTATTCCTCTGCTCAATACAGAGACATACAAACCAACATGAGTGGTGTATTCGGCCTTCTATTTAGCAGGCTGACTCTCCCAGCTCCCTCGGCAATCCAGGGGAAAACTATCCTCATCACCGGTGCGAACACTGGCCTCGGTCGTGAAGCTGCCAGACATGCGCTCGCCCTGGGCGCCGGTACGGTCATTTTGGGCGTTCGAAGCCTGAGCAAGGGCGAAGACGCCAAAGCCAACATCGACGCAAGTACCGGCTGCACAGACAAGGGAAAGGTACTTGTTTGGCCAATCGACCTCGAATCATTTGCTAGCGTTCAAGGCTTCGCAGCGCGAGTTCGCAAATATGTCACAGAGGCGGCCGACTGGACATGGCCATCATGAATGCTGGAATTGCGTCGGTCACGTACGCTGTTACCCGTGATGGGTGGGAGAGAGGCATCCAGGTCAATGTTCTATCGACCGCGCTCCTCAGTCTGGAGCTGCTGCCGCTACTACTGCGAACAAAAGAGCGAGATTCATCATCCCAACCGCATCTGACTATTGTCACAAGCGACATCCACAAGTCAATAAAATTTCCCGAGCGGAACGAGCAGAATATTCTTTCCGCCATGAATGACGAGAAGCAGTGGAGGGAATCCCAGGCTGTAGGCGGCGCTACCGAGCGCTATGGTGTTACCAAGCTGATggatctcttcatcaccttTGAAATAGCTCAACTGGTGCCTCGTGACAAGTCCGGAAACCCCCTTGTAATTGTCAATGCCGTGGCGCCGGGATTCTGCAAATCGGATCTCCTGTCTAGGGAGAAGGTGCCGTTGATTCTGAAGCTGATCCAGGCTTTAATTGCTAGGACGGCGGAAGAGGGCAGCAAAACATTGCTGCATGCAGCAAGCCAGGGAGCGGAAACTCATGGGAAGTGGTTAGACAATCAGATTATCACAGAGTACGTCGTCCCTTTGATTGGAGATGTGATTGTTCGCGCTGCTGATATGTGTTTTAGACCTGGCAATATTATCACAAGCCCTGAGGCAGCGGTTTTGAGAAAGAAACTATGGGCAGAGATTCTCTCAGTCTTGCATGATGTTAATCCTGAGATCCAAACTGAGTACTAAGCACTTGAGTTGGCGCACGATATATGTACTCTTGATTGCCAATATCTTATTTACAATACTCTTACTTTGATTGACAACCATTTAATATAGGGCTCTTGCGTAGATTCCACAACTTTGTGCAGATTTTTTCTTCTGGTTATGGACACCGGGGTTATTCTAATCTGATCCCTTAATCCGGCTGCTGATAGGGTTGGGCTGGTGTCTTAGTTTCTTCTAGGAGTGAAGGAGGGAATCAAAGCCTAAGCCACCGCAATAGCTGAAGGGGTTATTGTAGGAGCTAGAGGATACAGTAACCCAGAGGAGTTCCGAGTGTGGTATAGCTGGAAGATAGTATTTTATTATCGTATGAGATCTACTCAAACGAATGGTTGTTTCAACCTTGTTGGTATCAACACCATTTTGCGAATCTCAGAGTATGTCATCATGAACCCCAAGTGTCATATACTATAATCTGGTCTGCCGAAAGCGGAATCTCGCCACCAACATCCATCGATATTGTCTACAGCCTATCCGACCGATTCTCAAGTGCTACCCGCATTCCCTTTGTCTGTAAGTAAATTCCAGGGTACAGATAAATTTTAAATATTACAAAGGGTTGTGATCTGGGGATGACGTGAAGCGGCGGAGAGGGCGGACGGGACTTCCAACAACAGGTTCTCGATTGTTTAGTCTGTCTAAACGAACGCGTCATTGAAACCTGAAGTCGATGTAATTGTATACTTCGCTACGTACTTAAGGATACGTGACAGGCCTCGGTCACGAATACTTCCCGGGTTGCTCCAGTCATTTGGAATTCTCACATCAATTGCAAAGATTACTGAACATAATGAGACCAGAACCACAAACCGAGGGCGCGAGTAGTAAGACTAGTGATGATTCACATGCTAGATTTGTTGACACTGCGCCCAAACGTGTTCATGAGGTACAACGTTTCAATGAGCCGTCGCGAGAGCCACCAAAGGGCGACGTGGGCGCTGAACAAGGCGGCGCATTTGGCCGCTTTAAGGACCTTTCCGAAGTGGTGCACAAGGCTACGCGCCCTCTGCCAACTGAGACAGGAAATGGAACCTACATAGAAGACAGTTCCAAGGGTGGCAGCCTCTGGGAAGATCTTCTGTCCCTGGGCATAGAAGATGCCAAAACCGTAAAGGATTTTGTCAAGACTGAGGCCCTCAGACGACCGATAGACGATAAGACAATGCTCATGGAACGCATCATCCAGGTAAAGCCAGCTGACCCTAGGGAGTTCCCAAAGGACGCTGATCATGCTATCTCTAGATGGTGGCCAAATTGCCGGACAAATCCAAGATTCGGG
The Aspergillus fumigatus Af293 chromosome 4, whole genome shotgun sequence DNA segment above includes these coding regions:
- a CDS encoding putative short-chain dehydrogenase, coding for MSGVFGLLFSRLTLPAPSAIQGKTILITGANTGLGREAARHALALGAGTVILGVRSLSKGEDAKANIDASTGCTDKGKRSRLRSASSQICHRGGRLDMAIMNAGIASVTYAVTRDGWERGIQVNVLSTALLSLELLPLLLRTKERDSSSQPHLTIVTSDIHKSIKFPERNEQNILSAMNDEKQWRESQAVGGATERYGVTKLMDLFITFEIAQLVPRDKSGNPLVIVNAVAPGFCKSDLLSREKVPLILKLIQALIARTAEEGSKTLLHAASQGAETHGKWLDNQIITEPGNIITSPEAAVLRKKLWAEILSVLHDVNPEIQTEY